Within Capra hircus breed San Clemente chromosome 7, ASM170441v1, whole genome shotgun sequence, the genomic segment ACATTAATCACCGAGAAGGTAAAATATGGAGAAATAATATCAACTGTAACTAAAAAAATGCTAAATCCAATGAATactataaaaggaaaatttagTAGAGACATGCATAAGTTTGGAatagatatatatacaaattTATGTAACAGTACAATCTcttttccctggaaaaggaaatggcaacccactccagtattcttgcctggagaatcccatggacggaggaacctggtgggctacagttcacggggtcgcaaagagtcggacacgactgagcgacttcactcactcacaatCTCTTGAGAGAAAAATATTGTAATGTGAGTTAGGCTTAACAAAATTGAGAGGCTCACTTAACCAAATACGGCATTTAACTGAATACAAAGCTATTTCTACAGTTGGggctttccttgatttctctctcAGTGTCCTGAACCAAGAGGTTAGGGAATATCGGCTTCAGGAATTTGAACTCACCAGTTCTATGGTCTCCCGTCAGACACACCTCGTAGTGGTAGCTCTGCGACAGGGTCCCCGTGCCGCTGACGTCCACCAGGTGGCCCGGGAAGTGGCCCTCGGGCACCGGGCAGCGACCCGCcgagcccgccccgcccctcctgcACAGCCGCACCGCCACGAACACCAGCACCGAGAAGAGGAAGAGCGACGACACCGACGCCAAGGCCACCACCAGGTAGACGGTGAGCGGGTCGGCCGGCGCCGCGGCCGCCGCTTCCGCTTCCGGGGGCGGCAGGTAGGGCTGCGAGAAGCCGTCCACCAGCAGCACGTGCAGCGTGACGCTGGCCGACAGCGGCGGCTCGCCGTTGTCCTTGACCAGCACCACCAGCCGCTGCTTGGGCGCGTCGCGCTCGCTCAGCAGCCGCGCCGTGCGCACCTCGCCGTTGTGCGCCCACACGCCGAACAGCCCGGGCTCCGTGGCCTTGAGCAGCTGGTACGACAGCCAGGCGTTCTGGCCCGCGTCGCCGTCCACCGCCACCACCTTGGTCACCAGGTAGCCCGGCTCGGCCGCCCTGGGCACCAGCTCGGTGCAGGGCGCCGAGGCGTTCTGCAGCGGGTAGAGCACGAAGGGCGCGTTGTCGTTGGCGTCCGCCACGAGCACGCGCACCAGCGCCTGGCTGCTGAGCGCCGGCGAGCCGCGGTCGGTGGCGCCCACGCGGAACTCGAAGGCCCGCAGGGCTTCGTAGTCCAGGGACGTGAGGGCGAAGAGGTGGCCGTTGTCGGGATTGATGGACACGAGGGAGGCGAGGGGCAGGAGCGGGTCGGGGGGCGGCAGCAGCGAGTAGGTGACCTGGGCGTTGGCGCCCGCGTCTGTGTCTGTGGCGCTGACGCTGCCGATGTGCAGGGCGGGGCTGTTGTTCTCGCGGACCCACAGGGTGTAGGAGGTCTGGGTGAAGGCGGGGGCGTTGTCGTTGACGTCGGACACCAGCACGGTTATGTTGTGCTCGGTTTTCTGTCTGGGAGTTCCCGTGTCAGTGACCGTGATAGTGATGTTGTACTCAGCTTGGCTTTCTCTGTCAAGAGGGCTGTCGGTTACCAGGGTGTAGAAATTCTTGAAAGTCGGTCTTAAAATGAATGGCAGATTGTCTGGAATAGAGCAAATCATCTTTCCGTTGTCTCCGGAGTCTCTATCTCGAATTCGGAAGATAGAGACCACGGTCTCCGGGGCATTTTCTGGGATGGAGCTGATGAGTGAAGATATGGTAAGTTCAGGGGCGTTGTCGTTCACATCTGCCACCTCTATGACTACAGTGCCTTTCCCAGAAAGGCCTCCTCCATCTGTAGCCTCAATTTCCACGTGGTAAGATTTGATTTGTTCAAAATCCAGTTTCTTTGTCAGTCGGATTTCTCCTGTGACTTCATTTATTGAAAAAGTTTGTTTGATTTCCTCTGAGGCTTGGAACAAGCTATAGGAAACAGTCCCAAAGTTTCCAGCATCTACATCCCTAGCTAAAACTGTAAGTATTAGGGAGTTTAGGGGGCTGTTTTCCAGAACCTGCACCTCATATGGAGTGTGCACAAACTCGGGAGCATTGTCATTGACGTCCATGATCAGGATTCGCACCATGCTGGTGCCGGACCTAGGTGGAGACCCACCATCCAGCGCCATTAGGGTTAAGCTGAACTCTGACTGCTCCTCTCGATCCAGCACTTTGTCCTGTACCAAATCTGGATGTTTCTTGCCATCACTATGATTTCGAGTGAGAACGTGAAAATGAGAATTGGCGTTGATTGTGTATTTTTGAAGACCGTTGCTACCCACATCCAAATCCTGAGCTAATTTCAACGGAAATACAGTCCCTGGCTGGCTGTTTTCCGgtattttcaaaagcatttcCCTATTCGGGAATACTGGGGAGTGGTCATTTATGTCCTGTATTAATAATTCTCCTTCAAAAAATTGCACTGGGGTTTCCAGGAACACTTGGAAATGCAGCACACAGGGTTCATCGGAGCCACATATGTCTTCCCGGTCTAGTTTCTCCCTCAAAAGCAAATCTCCAGTCTGACGATCCAGCAGCAAGCGCTGCTTATCATCATCACAAACCACCCGAGCCGACCGAGCGTTCAGCTCTCCAATTCCCAGGCCCAGGTCCTTGGTTAAATGGGCTATAAAGGAGCCGCTCTCTGTTTCTTCCAGAACAGAATAACGAATAGGCGCAGGGTTAGCTTGAGACAAGTATACCATCAAAATAAAGGTCGTCACTTGCCTGTTGTGTTGAATTCTCCCTAGCGTCTCCATGTTGGAGCCAGGGTGCTTACATCCAGTCCCCCTTCAGCAACCAGAAAAAGACCAGAGATGTTAAATTTTCTTGCTTGATAGAATCCTCACAGAGTCACTTGTAATCTTAAATTCGTTTAGAATATTGCTGCCCAGATTCGTTGGTAACCCAGTAATGCTGGCAGAGCTTACTTGTGGTGGTTCCGTGTTGCAGCAAAGGAATACGTGAGCTTTCTAGGGCTCTTTATTCACAATCTTAGCCGGCAGCGCCACCCTGCGTCCCAATCGATAAACTAACATTCTTAACAGCCTATTTTGGAAGTGTCCAAATTAAGCCATTTCAAAAAGTGTAAAGGACTTTTTCAAGCATTATTCCATTAAATGACTTAATGTATAGGTTATTCCATTACATTGCGTGAGCTATAATAATTGTGAGCACAAAGCAAGGGACTATCTCCATCTGCCCATACCCGTTACAGTAGAACTTAAAGAACTCTATTTACCCTTTGCCATAATCTAACCAGGGGAGATAAACTCTTATAAAATTACAATCCATAATAGTTATATCTGTTTATATATGTGAGAAATTTATGATGATGCAGAAAGTTTGTTAGAGTGCTGTGTACCACCTGGTCTCAGGGAGACTTTTTCAAAGGAAAGGTTCTATTTTTTTACACTGGTGTGCAAATGATAATACAGTTGAATAAAGTGGCATCTTGCCTTAATATAAGTCCTTTTATAATGTGAACCCACATGAAAATAATTAGGGAGGTCAGATAGTATTAGAAACAGATTCTTAGAcgcataaagaaaatgaaaggattttTATAGATAAACAAACTCAGAGGATGATGACTTAATTATTCTGTGTGACTGTTATCAGGATAATAACAAGCCAAAATTGACTAAGTGAAAATCAtagaattttattaagaaaaaggcTTTAAGATGATTTAGCTCAATAGATATCTATAATTTTTGAGTTTGCTTCTCACCACGCTGACCCTTTGTTTCCTAGATATCATATTCCTTGACTACCCAATTTGCAGAAGACAGGGAGCTATGATTTGAAACATTTTAATCTGTGAACAAAGGGTGGGTGCCTCAAGCTTTGTCTACTCATAGGTGGTGAAGAGGAAAGACGTTTATAAAATGGATTTCAGCACAGTGTGCAACCATCCTGATTTCTCTGATACAGTAAGTTAACTGAGACACAGTTAACCAGTTTACTATTTACAATTAGTATATGGAATGGAGTACCATTTATTTGGGATTTCTCCTCCTTAAATATCTTGTAATTTAACTAAGTTCATAAATTACAATTCACATtgaatgcattattttaaaagcatgtcAGTAATCTTAAGTTCTTATGATAGAAAGtattaaggaaataaattttttgGCCGCACCGCATGCATGCAgcatcttaattccccaaccatgGATTGAATCTATGCCTCATGCAGTGGGAAtgttgagtcttaaccactggactgccaagagaatttcaggaaaaattatttttgaaagaaaccTGGACAGTAGTAGTCATTCAGTAAATGTCAATTGGGTAAATTAACTAATCTACTCTAATCATTGTGTTTCTACCTATATTAGAAGATTATTGTCACATCATCCATTCAGTCGTGAACATGTCTGACACTGAAAACAGAATTCTTAAGAGATGAGAGTATAATACTTGCTAAGTACTGCTCAactaaatttacatttttctagTTCTGTTTATTCCTATTGTAAGAgatatagcaataataataattacactATTAATATAGTTTAGAATTTTCTTCCACATTTAAGGCAAatcagataaatatatatatcaacattgttgttgttcttcagtcactaagtcacgtccaactctttgcaaccccatggactacagcatgccaggcttccctgtccttcactatctcccaaagtttgctcaaactcatgtccgtatcaacatgaagtgaaaagaaaaaataaccatacataaaaaaagaatattcttttAGATATAAATGGAAAGCAAATTttctgaacaaaacaaaacattgtttTATACTATagtagcctggagaatcccagggatggcagagcctggtgggctgccgtctatggggtcgcacagagtcgggcgcaactgaagtgacttagtagtagtagtagtagtagcagaGTTTTAGTTCGAGTCAAGTTAAAGAGTTCAGGACAAAATTCAAactagattttgtttttttattcctAGATGTTGACATAGAAATAGTGTTGCAAGTTagcttttttggtttcttttgtcaATTCAACACAAATGAAATCTAGGTAATATTAACAGCTATGTGTTACTACATGTCAGataatattctaaatattttatatccaTTAACTCATTTTATCCCCAAAACAACCCTATAATGTGGGCACTCTTACTAGGcatattttatagaaattgaaGATACAGAAGTTTAGTAACCTTCCCATAGTCACACACCATTTGAAGTGGCAGCGCTAGGATTCAAATTGCTACAGTATGGCTCCAGAATCCATTCTCTGATCTACCTAAGTGGAATTGGAGAAGTGAACaactttttatataatttagatCCAAACTTCAGCCTTGCCTTGAGTAGATGGATGTCACAGGTGAAATATATCTGTATTCAGATTTTCAGTTCATATAAGAATCTTTTAAATGGTTTTCTCTTTTGAGAGATAGGTATCAGCAAAAAGAGGTACTTACAAAACTTAGAAATTTGAAAGGAAACTAAGAGTGTTTTGTTCAGattaattagattttaaaaaactaagaatgaCATGAAAAATGAATTCCTTGTAGCCTTAAATGGAAAAATACTTATTCATATGTCTTTTGAAATGTTATCCAAGTGTAAAGTTAAAATCAAGAAAGGTGGTCTCAGATGACAGTCTAGCATTGAGTCATGGATTATTTTGCCAaacttaatcagaaaaaaattattatatttgcATGGAAGAGGCATTAATGATAAAGAGAACGATCACCTGCAAAACCATTCCAGTCAGGAAAGCTGCATTATCCATTCTGAAGGATTCATACAACTTATACAATTGGTTGCCCGCTCTGGAGCacaatatttaaaagattttttcccattctgaataCACAGAGAGATAGAAGAGTTAGAGGGATACTCTGGCAATTAAATACCAGTTTTAACTCCTCCATTGTAAAATACAGGCAGGAACTTTTAAATATCATTGAAGCAAagataaaactaattttaaaggaatttgaATACAAAAAGTCCTAAAGTTCAAATGCTGAACACAAACTTTGAAGTTTTGAAtagtttcacttattttttttaaatgagagaatgTATTTTAAACTTTATGATGACTTGAGGACTCTTTTGTTTGTAAATTGAAGGGGTAAAGTACAGAGGTATATTAAACATTAATTGTTGAGAGGAGAGGTAAATTGGTGAAATAGATATTTTAACTAGTAATTTTAGTTATTAAAatcacacttcagttcagttcagttcagtcgctcagtcatgtctgactctttgcaaccccatggactgcagcacgccagatttcctggtacatcaccaactcccagagcatgctcaaactcatgtccatcgagtcagtgatggcatccaaccatctcatcctctgtcgtcccctttctcctcctgccttcaatctttcccagcctcagggtcttttccaatgaatcagttcttatcatcatgtggccaaagtattcgagcttcagctt encodes:
- the LOC102188497 gene encoding protocadherin beta-4, whose amino-acid sequence is METLGRIQHNRQVTTFILMVYLSQANPAPIRYSVLEETESGSFIAHLTKDLGLGIGELNARSARVVCDDDKQRLLLDRQTGDLLLREKLDREDICGSDEPCVLHFQVFLETPVQFFEGELLIQDINDHSPVFPNREMLLKIPENSQPGTVFPLKLAQDLDVGSNGLQKYTINANSHFHVLTRNHSDGKKHPDLVQDKVLDREEQSEFSLTLMALDGGSPPRSGTSMVRILIMDVNDNAPEFVHTPYEVQVLENSPLNSLILTVLARDVDAGNFGTVSYSLFQASEEIKQTFSINEVTGEIRLTKKLDFEQIKSYHVEIEATDGGGLSGKGTVVIEVADVNDNAPELTISSLISSIPENAPETVVSIFRIRDRDSGDNGKMICSIPDNLPFILRPTFKNFYTLVTDSPLDRESQAEYNITITVTDTGTPRQKTEHNITVLVSDVNDNAPAFTQTSYTLWVRENNSPALHIGSVSATDTDAGANAQVTYSLLPPPDPLLPLASLVSINPDNGHLFALTSLDYEALRAFEFRVGATDRGSPALSSQALVRVLVADANDNAPFVLYPLQNASAPCTELVPRAAEPGYLVTKVVAVDGDAGQNAWLSYQLLKATEPGLFGVWAHNGEVRTARLLSERDAPKQRLVVLVKDNGEPPLSASVTLHVLLVDGFSQPYLPPPEAEAAAAAPADPLTVYLVVALASVSSLFLFSVLVFVAVRLCRRGGAGSAGRCPVPEGHFPGHLVDVSGTGTLSQSYHYEVCLTGDHRTGEFKFLKPIFPNLLVQDTEREIKESPNCRNSFVFS